The Cottoperca gobio unplaced genomic scaffold, fCotGob3.1 fCotGob3_2arrow_ctg1, whole genome shotgun sequence genomic interval GTCTTCAGATACTTACGGCTATTATTAATAACTTTTGGATCTGtgttaatgtagaaaatgtgtttctgtatgttaagAATGAGTTTCACACTCTGACCTGACATTTGTCAGAAAGAAAGACCCTGATTCCTTAGTCGTGTGTTTTATGGAAATTTGTTTGAATCCAGAGGAAAGACGACGACATGCAACTCATGATTGAtgtgttacgactcggacacagggaaggaagactacAACGCACGactccagaaacaaatgtaaagtgcaaaaaacaatactttacttcaataaatccGATGATCAACTCAAAGCGCacactaggaggatatacaaacttcTCTGAAAAATCACACTTGTTGATACACTGGTACTTGCACATGAtatgacaagacaaactggcacaagacaaggggagacaggacaatttatacaagaggtgagggggaacaggtggaaacaatcaggggggGGCTGaagatggcgggaaaccacaccaagacaggaagtaaagggaactggattgagaaacaagaggtagttacacaacaaaacaggaagttacaacatgaaaaactcaacaaactcgacgagacatgacatgatgctcctgggattttatttacaaggaactttgccaagtaaaataagacatgatacaaatattacagctgtgttttcaacagTCTATGGGTTTCATGTTACACTATATTGCCAAAAGGTCGgctgaacatgcaaacatttatactttgtcttTGGGAAATTATGTTATTAAACAAGGATCCAATAAAGttttcaatcatcaatcaataaatgaattcatctttacttgggaaaaacttcagcatttcttttgaggaaattactgttttcccctgtaattagtaccaaattattatttccaaggaattattctgaaatctcaaacataaaattcagtgttactgtgattttagtttttggaaaacgatgaattaactaatgttttgcttctctaaaggttttcaaatataatgttggcAGTAGCTTTAAAAGTTGTAGTTTGGTTGACGTCCAACAGAATGTCTTAGTAATGTATATTTCATAGTATTTATAGAGTGTACAACTGAGACACAGCTTACATACATGAAAACAATCAGTTGCATTTGGCTGTAATTCAGGTGATAGAACAAATTAAGCTGCATTACAAATCCAAGTTTTATTATTCactaacatttacaacacatttgtacttgtgtACTACAGCTGGCAGTTTTTCAGTGCTAATGTATAGGTATTTAGATATGTGTTGTCTTCAATGAACACTTGTTGAAACCTGCCTTAAAAGGAGACAGCTCAAAATATACaggttcttttgtttgttagccatttatagactaaaaccaacaatgagttgATCGTATATTACATGttccgagtgtgtgtgttgctgcctTCTGGACCACACGGccaagagagaaaaaacgtGCAACTTAATTAACGTGTaagtaatcaaaataataagtatatacAGATGTTATTGCTAATGCAATACCTATATTTGTTCTGGATTCAGAACCAGTGCTGTTAAAAACACTATGGCTCTTGCAGGTTTTCCAGAAACTCCTCTATTTCTCTACACATTCTGTCCCTGCCTCTGTCTCTAATGTTCACCAgaactttgatgcttttctcacgAAAGATGGATTGTTGCCGTATCTCTAACACCTGCATGTAATATCTGAGTGACCTGTTGCGATCCTGTCCATtgaagtttaaatgttgtgcgTAGTTGAagtaaagcatctgtttgtctacaggttcaagatccctttctagcagttcctggtatatctgctcagctttagcTAGGCCATTAGTTGactttacatatatatgtgcaaggtctattttcttcttaagtGAGGAACGAGGGTAAAgagaaatcatctcttcatggagACTGATTGCTCTATCCATCAGGCTTTGTGTTGGAAGACTGTCATTGTCAAAGATCTTCCATCTgtagcagagtgcagcacatcCCTTCAGATAACGCTCATCTGGATGGTTTTCAAGAACCTCCTCTGACAAatcaatggcctcatcaacagataaataCTTTCTATAAACGCTAAGTAATGGTttaataccactgtagctgctgacaggatttctcaaaacctccctggctagctcacgtgcttcatcttcaattctttctcctttcttagcaCATTGGTTGAGGTAGTGAACTGCGAGGTACAAGTTCTCTGGATCCTTTTCTTTGGcaattctcattttctccaagatgtcagccccctgctctgtgctgctgtgctctgaAGCAAACATTAACCCTAAGATATGGCAGGTGTTCCACTCCACCATGTCCGGCTGCATCTCGATGGCCTTCAGGAAGTAATCTAGAGCCAGCGGCATTTTATCTGTGCTAAACCTTATGAGAGTCCAGGCTTTTTCAGCGCAGATCTCTGGGTGGAGCTTGTCCTGGGATGGAGATGGATATTCATTCATCAGGGCGTCGACCTTTGTCAGGtaagcctcactctctgctgggtctcccaggtggtggtgcagccaagccAGGTTCCCGTAGTTCACCACTAACCAGGGACCCTCATCTGCATTTCTTATCTGGCAGAaggcctctgtagccttgttgaagaaactctgggcttcttcagtAAATCCcagcttgtattcaatgaacccccgcaggttgtaaatgtgacccagcCAGCTGTGTCCGTCCTCGGTGCCAAAATCCTCTAACCTTTCCCTGAAACGTAAAAGTTTGGCCCTGCTGGTGTCCAGATCCCAGGTGAAGTGGCACTGCAGGCCCTGCAGTTTGGACACCAGTGTTAtttgactctgagcagcactgatggagaataaaagtaacaattattaaaacacatcatcagtaggttaatgtaatatgctttgAAGTTTGCTATGTTTTCATAACCACTGTTCATCTCAtgtggagaaaaagagaagggaaATAAGGAATGGAGTAAGAAGCACTGagtaggaaaataaaacacatatttcgTCTACACCTGTTTCTTGTCAACACTCAATGGAGTAGACTACTAGACTTgtccaaaaaaactaaagacatcAAGCAGCTACTTTGGCGTTTCACCACATATAAAATAACAGCAAACCGAGCCggagcagaagaaaatattattttctgaaaagTGACTCAAGTgacttattatttttatttttatttttatttttatttttatttttatttttatttttatttttatttttatttttattttatttttatttttatttttatttttatttttatttttatttttatttttatttttatttttattttattttttatttttattttatttattttatttttctctttccctttcttccctcgtcctaacccctggccccacttcccctactattgtaaagcggctttgaggtctcgaaaaacGCTATATCatttcaatgtattattattattattattaaaagtgagGGTTTTGGATCTCTGgggcttaataataataagatattaaatacatcataatgatTGTTATTACTTGAAAGACAGAAGCAGTTGCTCACCTCATCATTCAGCTGTTTCCTCGACTCAGCAGTTCTCTAAATATTACTTAGTTCAGCTGGATTTAGCTCTTGATGCTGCTTTGGGTTCGCTGGAAAAAAGTCAGTGATGTCCAACTCCTGCTTTGCTCTAAATTATGAGATGTTGTTGAGCAcacagctttaaatgttgactaCAAAGCAGAAGTGAATGtcagatgtttacatttttgctcTGTCCACGCCCACCTGAGTATTGTTTCCCAGGAATAGAAACCGAAAGCCACATTTCTGAAAAATGAACTAAGACCTGACTCATTAAAGATTGTGATTATATTCTCTCATAAGTGTATTTGAAATAATCGTTTTTCTTCTttagaagaaaagcaaaacaattattttaaatttgtgtatatattcatattttctgaGTGAAATATTTAACCCCAAGATGCCACAGTTATTTATGGCTGCACCTTctgataaaatattatgatatcataatataagCATATTCAGTATATGTGTACACTTTGAGCAGCAGTTGTCTGCAGAATGTCCCTGTCGGCTTAATGTGGAGCCTTGGGGGTCCAGGTATGTCCAAAAAGTTCACTGTGCCCCCTCAGCTGAATTCTCTCtctgacaaaaaacaaaactgaaaaacaacaacaaaactgagGTGCATAGACTTACTTCATGAAACATGCTAATGTGAATTATACAATTAATAAAAGCTATGTGAGATGCGTAAAATGACCCCTTGTAAAAATTGTTGCATGTCTGTTTCATATGCGATGGCGGTGACCCTGGTGAAAGTATGAAGAGCTGGGACAGCGTTACCTGGAAACACCTGCATTATGACGCTCTGCTGATAACCCACTCAGTAGGGAGAAAACATCTGTTAAGAGACTCTATTCTGTCACTAGTGCAAACGTTTACAGTcttggtttgtggtttgctCTGTTTGACAACAGTTCTATAAGCAGATATGAGATGCATCGTATTATGGTCCGGGTTTGGAAGCTCTGGGGTTTGACTCTACTCACATAAGCGTTGTTCACATTGCCGTAACATTTGTCTATAATTTTGTCCAGCATTTATAGTATTGTTGAAAACCGGGTGACAGTTTAAGTTTGCAATAATTGAAGTTccctataataaaaaacacatcctaagttcaaaaaggtgaagtcGAGTCGTACTTTGTTGTCTGCACCACTTATCAgtgttaaaaacacagatgcccCCCGACATTTCACTTCTGTCTGagtgaattaaagaaaaatactcCAGCTCACAAAGAGCCAGAAATATCCCGGTGAAGCCACGTCTCAGTAAACACTATAATAGAAGACTCTGTAGTTTGTATGTCCTCCGGCAGGTCAGATGGTGGGAAGGCTCCCGCAGTGCAGAGAGCCATTAGTGCGTCTCTTTTGCAAGCATCGTCATCGTGCCAACATACGCAGTCTTTAGATTAAAACGTGTggtttaaaatttaaaaaagaaacgtaaaccaacataaaaacataaaagctccAGGTCGCGACAGGAGCCCGGGTCGCAGCAGTGCCGTGCCACCAGGAGGTCTGGACCTGACAGGgttctatttaatttaaaaacacttcttttCAACACAAAAGCTTGCATGTTTGATTATTAGTCACCTGTTCACATATCGCCTTGGAAATATTGTTGACTTAAAGGTTGTAGTTTAATTAACATCTATCAGCACCCGGTGTACAGTACTGCATAATGATGTGTCGTGTATTTCAATTTCTTGTATATAGtaaccaccaaaacaaaaaatactcaAAGAACCTTTCTTGGTGtacataatgcatatttattagTGTATAAAACTTAGACAAAGCTTGACATACTTTCTATACAAACAATCTGGTGATAATATTCAGGTTATACATCAAGTTAAGTATTATAGTACCGATCAAAGAGTTTTgtcttttacaaaacaaagctTACTGCAAAGCAAATTTCAATGGCTATAGAGTctattatgttattaaaatacattgcaAAGGACAACACCATGGTTACACGTATAGCCTACATGTAacttattaaagaaaaacaatatctgaTCAAAATCTATTTGAATAAATCATGTGATACTGAATTATGGTAAcaatatttttaacatgtccTCAGTGATGCTATTTAAATGACGAGTGTTATTCAAGGATTTTCATACAAATTACTGCTCACAGTTTtacaaataatcttttaaataGGTGAAGTGGCACTGCAGGTCCTCCAGTTTGGAAAccagtgttgtttgactctgagcagcactgatagagaataaaaagaacaaTTCTTAAAACACATTCTCAAAAGGTTCATACAAAATGCTCTGAAGTGTGCTATGTTTGGATAACCACTGTTCATCTGATGTGGAGAaagggagaagggaaggaaggcACAGAGTAAGAAGCACTGAATAGacagcaagaaaacaaagtaagaaaaaatGAATGGACCAGTCATAAGGaataaaacatccatccattttcTATTCCCTCAGCTCCCCCTAGaacaggggtctgcaacctgcggctcaggagtcacatgcagctctttaacccctctgtagtggctccctgtagctttgacaaaaaaaaacatggaacatgtattttttgttgcacagtggacaatctttcaaaaggaacacctcttatcttggagttcgaggtgatattgtaacactgaaataaaatatatattttaatattttgtcaactaaaaaatgcgtcacattctactgcgtctacgggcgccctaaccctaacccctgcAGGTGGtttatcttgagttgcagacccccgcctatgctaaccatggataaaataattctgcgtggacagatacatttgttttccctgtcaacaatgctggcttaccagtgtgcttgatatgtgaaaagagcaaacaacagaaaatgtgatgatgaaagacattttgtgggacatttgagAGGCTATTGTGAATTTTTTACAAGCCAAAGAAATTATCACTACATCCAtgttgatgaaaacacactgaaacggacatTATTAAATAGAAACTGGcctatttctttatgtttactctttttaagatattaggctgcagctatacgttttgtttatttcaaagtggactactttttaaatatatttcatttttattgtccATATCCCAGATGAAGTGGCACTGCAGGGCCTCCAGTTTGGATGTCAGTGTTGTTTGaatctgagcagcactgatggagaataaaaatagaattcttaaaacacatcatcagtaagttaatgtaatatgctctgaAGTGTgctattatattacattacattacaattacaagtatattataagctgctcttcaaccatttgcaccagatgcatgattttggtctcattaaaaagataactctcttattattcttgtaaaacattgattaatcactccaagtgcttctggcactgagtaatagtggtctgaatatactgaatttgaagaaaatacactctgcctgaagtttgttgttgaaaaatatgcctgaagatgggtatagctggtataaataaaaacatagcaccaagtgttatgaagttcaccttcaaatttcagataaaagggataaagacttaaacatattagacaggtttttctaagaataacaccaggcgttcacaagctgtgcatttggagatattataatatttattgataaaaggccataaataactattgacctttactataaataactattatatacccaattatccctaCCATAccagtaggcaatccaccggtttcctgctgagagccatggcctcagattttgaggtgctgatactcatcccaaccgcttcacactcggctgcgaaccgatccagggactgctgaaggttacagaccgatgacaccatcaggaccacatcatctgaaAAGAGCAGCGATGTGATCCTTAGGCCACCaaactttaccagggaggctgagaagtgtgataactctgtagttggcacacaatctctggtccccctttttgaataagggatccaccaccccggtctggcATCAAAAAAGTGAAGTTGAGTCGTACTGTGTTGTCTGCACCACTTATCAGTGATAAAAACGCAGATGCCCCAGATGTATTTAAGTTTCTTGTATATAGtaaccaccaaaacaaaaaaaaacacttaaataacttttattggtgtacataatgcatatttattattgtatacaaCTTAGACAAtgattgacatttttttattttgcctttatttatataggtaaaatctcattgagacacagggtctcattctcaagagaaacatattttctatacATACAATCAGCTGGTgataatattcagtttatacaTTAAGTTAAGTATTACAGTACCAATCAAAGAGTTTTATAGttcacaaaacaaagctaacTGCAAAGCAAATTGCAAAGGCTATATAAACAATTTTACAAATAATCTTTTAGATATTGTGACAATATCTAACATCTGTCTTCCATTAACTACTAAAGTGCAGACACGTGTTGAAACCTGCGTTTAAAAGACAAAGCTTGATTAATTTACTGATTATTTTCAGGTAATGCAATACCTATATTTGTTCTGGATTCAGAACCAGTGCTGTTAAAAACATTATGGCTCTTGCAGGTTTTCCAGAAACGTCTGTATTTCGCGACACATTCTGTCCTTGCCTTTGTCTCTTATGTTCTTTAgaactttgatgcttttctcacgAAAGATGGATTGTTGCGGTATCTCTGCCGCCTTCATGTGATATCTTAGTGAGCTGGTGCGATCCTGTACTtggaagtttaaatattttgcgtagttgttgtaaagcatctgtttgCCTGCCTGATCAAGATCACTTTTTAGCAGCTCCTGGTATATCTGCTTAGCTTTAACCTTGCCGTTAGTTGATTTGGAATATATTTTTGCAAGGTCTATTTTCTTCCCAAGGGAAGAATGAGGGTAAAGTGAAATCACCTCTTCATGGAGACTGATTGCTCTGTCTACCATGCTTTGTTTTTGGGGACTGTCACTGAAAAATATCTTCCATTTgtagcagagtgcagcacatctcatcagataacgctcatctggatggtttttcagaacctcctctgccaagtcaatggcctcatcaacagataCATAGTTGCTGTAAACCCCAAGTAATGGTttaataccactgtagctgctgataGGATTTCTCAAAACCTCCCTGGCTAGCTTACATGCTTCATCTTTAATTATTTCTCCTTTCTTAGCACAATGCTCAAGGTAGTGTACAGCAAAGAACAAGTTCTCTGGATCCTGTTCTTTGGcgattctcattttctccaagatgtcagcccccagccctgtgctgctgtgctttgaAGCAAACATTAACCCTTTGACATGGTAGGTGTGCCACTCCACCATGTCCGGCTGCATCCTAATGGCTCTCTGGAAGTAATCTGCAGCCAGCAGCATTTTATCTGTGCTAAACCTTATGAAAGTCCAGGCTTTTTCAGGGTAGATCTCTGGGTGGAGCTCGTCCTGAGATGGATATTGGTATTCATTCATCAGGGCGTCAACCTTTGTCAGGtaagcctcactctctgctgggtctcccaggtggtggtgcagccaagccAGGTTTCCGTAATTCACCACTAACCAGGGACCCTCATCTGCGTTTCTCATCTGACGGAaggcctctgtagccttgttgaagaaactctgggcttcttcagtgaaccccagcttgtattcaatgaacccccgcaggttgtaaatgtgacccagcCAGCTGTGTCCGTCCTCGGTGCCAAAATCCTCAAACCTTTCCCTGCAACGGAAAAGTTTGGACCTGCTGGTGTCCAGATCCCAGGTGAAGTGACACTGCAGGGCCTCCAGTTTGGACAccagtgttgtttgactctgaTCAGCACTGGTggagaattaaaataacaattattaaaacacatcataagTAGGTTAATGTGATGAAGTCTGCAATTAGTGCATAACCACTGTTCATCTCATGcggagaaagggaagagggaaggaaggaatggaGTAAGAAGCACTGAGTAGACagcaaacaagtaaacaaagaaaggaaacatgaacagtcataaggaaaataaaacatccatctttctttcattccctttcagcagcaacattttcagctcctcctgggggatCCCAGGGTGTTACGTTTTGTAataaggaggacccaaatgcaaaaaccaagatgaggttaaacaaaagagagctttatatAGCAAAAGCTTACCAATATATAAAACGAGGTAACAAATAGAACTGAAAACACGAACCAGGGTTGACACAGGATAGCACGAAGATTCACGAGGGTACACGAGGGACGCACACGGCAACATGGATagcatgagcagaacatgagagtaacaaaaataatgaactgacaaagaacactgagacagacagggatatatacacacagacactaaatgagggaacaagacacagctgggagagaaaggcaaatacacaggaggaaactaatgaagggaacgagacacaactgggggagaaaggcaaatacacaagggcaggaagtaatacaagacatgacacaaggggaagggaacatttcaaaataaaacaggaaacgcaaatccagcGTCGTGACACAGGGTGTTCCCAAGCCAGATGAGATATATAAATTCTAttctataatataaaaatattatttcctcaGCGTGTTCTGGGTCTACCCCGGAGTCTTCAAGATTTGGACGGAAAACCGCAGAAGGAAAGCTTAATTTCCTCCGTATGTCTGAGCTTACATACCCTATGACTTATGCTGAGCCCAGCTACCCTACTGAGGGAACTTATTTCGGCCACTTTTGTTTGTGAACTCAATCTTTCGGTCACTACCCAAAGCTCATGACTAAAGGTGAGGATTTTGGATCTCTGTTgctcaataataataagatattaagTACATCAGAATGATTGTCATTACTTGAAATGCAGAAGCAGTTTCTCACCTCATCATTCGGCTGTTTCCTTGACTCAGCAGTTCGTCTGGTTTTTGCTCTTGATGCACCTTTAGGTTCGCTGGTACAAAGTCAGATATGTCTAACTCCTGCTTTGCTGAAAATGATGAGATGTTGTTGAGCACGCAGCTTTatatgttcacactgaagtcgAAGTGAATGTCATACGTTTGCATTTTTGTTCTGTCTAAACACGCCCGCCTGACTATTGTTTCCCAGCAATAGAAACCTAAAGCCACATATCTGGAAAAACAACTAAGACATGACTCATTAAAGTTTGTCATTATATTTTCTCctaagtttatttaaattaattagtttgtttttc includes:
- the LOC115005406 gene encoding interferon-induced protein with tetratricopeptide repeats 1B-like, whose translation is MMSAAQSQITLVSKLQGLQCHFTWDLDTSRAKLLRFRERLEDFGTEDGHSWLGHIYNLRGFIEYKLGFTEEAQSFFNKATEAFCQIRNADEGPWLVVNYGNLAWLHHHLGDPAESEAYLTKVDALMNEYPSPSQDKLHPEICAEKAWTLIRFSTDKMPLALDYFLKAIEMQPDMVEWNTCHILGLMFASEHSSTEQGADILEKMRIAKEKDPENLYLAVHYLNQCAKKGERIEDEARELAREVLRNPVSSYSGIKPLLSVYRKYLSVDEAIDLSEEVLENHPDERYLKGCAALCYRWKIFDNDSLPTQSLMDRAISLHEEMISLYPRSSLKKKIDLAHIYVKSTNGLAKAEQIYQELLERDLEPVDKQMLYFNYAQHLNFNGQDRNRSLRYYMQVLEIRQQSIFREKSIKVLVNIRDRGRDRMCREIEEFLENLQEP
- the LOC115005402 gene encoding interferon-induced protein with tetratricopeptide repeats 1-like, with protein sequence MFCSCYPCCRVRPSCTLVNLRAILCQPCADQSQTTLVSKLEALQCHFTWDLDTSRSKLFRCRERFEDFGTEDGHSWLGHIYNLRGFIEYKLGFTEEAQSFFNKATEAFRQMRNADEGPWLVVNYGNLAWLHHHLGDPAESEAYLTKVDALMNEYQYPSQDELHPEIYPEKAWTFIRFSTDKMLLAADYFQRAIRMQPDMVEWHTYHVKGLMFASKHSSTGLGADILEKMRIAKEQDPENLFFAVHYLEHCAKKGEIIKDEACKLAREVLRNPISSYSGIKPLLGVYSNYVSVDEAIDLAEEVLKNHPDERYLMRCAALCYKWKIFFSDSPQKQSMVDRAISLHEEVISLYPHSSLGKKIDLAKIYSKSTNGKVKAKQIYQELLKSDLDQAGKQMLYNNYAKYLNFQVQDRTSSLRYHMKAAEIPQQSIFREKSIKVLKNIRDKGKDRMCREIQTFLENLQEP